Proteins encoded within one genomic window of Bombus vancouverensis nearcticus chromosome 4, iyBomVanc1_principal, whole genome shotgun sequence:
- the Usp7 gene encoding ubiquitin-specific protease 7 isoform X4, whose protein sequence is MNHVNDQENLKQLNLAPVQVNEVEEMDTQEGETPNDGGGDGNDTSPMNGESELACIVQDQEMEEDEARSEATFRYTVENLSKMKETQLSPPCYVRNLPWKIMIMPRSSQTQDRAPQKSLGFFLQCNGESESSWSCYAVADLRLLSCKEGQEPFSRKIQHLFYSKENDWGFSHFMTWQDVLDPDKGFIKDDSITLEVHVMADAPHGVSWDSKKHTGFVGLKNQGATCYMNSLLQTLYFTNQLRKAVYKMPTESDDSSKSVALALQRVFHELQFSDKPVGTKKLTKSFGWETLDSFMQHDVQEFLRVLLDKLESKMKGTCVEGTVPKLFEGKMVSFIKCKNIDYKSTRVETFYDIQLNIKGKKNIYESFNDYVSTESLDGDNKYDAGENGLQEAEKGVIFSSFPPVLHLHLMRFQYDPVTDCSVKFNDRFEFYEKISLGKYLQNKEATSADYTLHAVLVHSGDNHGGHYVVFINPAGDGKWCKFDDDVVSRCTKQEAIEHNYGGQDEDMSIAVKHCTNAYMLVYIRDSELENVLQEVKEEDIPQELVERLQEEKRLEQIRRKERTEAYLYITVNVLLEDNFDGHQGNDLYDPEHALYRVFRVRKQCTLHEFLELLSDSLKYPIEQIRLWPLNVRSNQTCRPMPIELENDLQKSIYQCAENPNVWNVFVELVPPDSDLTALPPFDKDTDVLLFFKLYDPKNKKIHYCGHHYMPVTAKVQELIPILNERAGFPPDTELALYEEIKPNLVEKIDNLTEPLEKVLEELMDGDIIVFQKEGDNQMYELPTCREYFKDLFHRVEVTFCDKTIPNDTGFTMELSLRMTYDQMARAVAQRLGTDPYLLQFFKCQTYKDSPGHPLKCTFEGSLKDLVSYCKPKAKKLYYQQLSIRVNELENKKQFKCIWVGPSLKEEKEIILYPNKNGTVATLLEEAKKQVELSENGSGKLRILEINSSKLSPGPREDVPLDNLNTSGTKLYRIEEIPNDELNLAEDEMLVPVAHFHKDIFSTFGIPFFFKIKHGEPFPKMKERLLKKLGVQEKEFEKFAVVTMGKPHFIMDSPEYCMDLADFRIHPNQIYPFLNAGTSPLRPWLGLEHVNKAPKRSRINYLEKAIKIYN, encoded by the exons ATGAACCACGTTAACGATCAGGAAAATCTTAAACAGCTCAACCTGGCACCGGTTCAGGTCAATGAAGTCGAAGAAATGGATACACAAGAAGGAG AAACACCAAATGATGGTGGAGGAGATGGTAATGATACTAGTCCTATGAACGGAGAATCAGAATTAGCTTGTATAGTTCAAGATCAAGAGATGGAGGAAG aTGAAGCAAGATCAGAGGCAACATTTCGTTATACAGTGGAAAATCTttctaaaatgaaagaaaccCAGTTGTCACCTCCATGTTACGTTCGTAATTTACCATGGAAAATAATGATAATGCCAAGGTCAAGTCAGACACAAGATAGAGCTCCTCAGAAATCTCTTGGTTTTTTTCTGCAATGTAATGGAGAAAGTGAATCATCATGGAGTTGTTATGCAGTTGCAGATCTTCGATTACTTTCTTGTAAGGAAGGACAGGAACCATTTAGTAGAA AAATTCAACATCTCTTCTATAGTAAAGAAAATGATTGGGGATTTAGTCATTTTATGACATGGCAGGATGTCCTGGATCCTGATAAAGGTTTTATTAAAGATGATTCTATTACACTTGAG GTTCATGTCATGGCTGATGCTCCACATGGTGTCAGCTGGGATAGTAAAAAGCATACAGGATTTGTAGGCTTAAAAAATCAAGGTGCTACATGCTATATGAACTCTTTACTTCAAACTTTGTATTTTACGAATCAG TTACGTAAAGCAGTTTACAAAATGCCAACAGAAAGTGATGATTCTAGCAAAAGTGTTGCTTTGGCTTTACAAAGGGTATTTCATGAATTACAGTTCTCTGATAAGCCAGTAGGTACAAAAAAATTAACCAAAAGCTTTGGTTGGGAAACATTGGATTCATTCATGCAACATGATGTACAAGAATTTTTACGAGTG CTTTTAGACAAGTTGGAAAGTAAAATGAAAGGTACATGTGTAGAAGGTACAGTGCCAAAATTATTTGAAGGAAAAATGGTCTCATTtatcaaatgtaaaaatattgatTACAAATCAACTAGAGTTGAAACTTTCTATGATATACAGTTaaatataaaaggaaagaaaaata TTTATGAGTCTTTTAATGATTATGTGAGTACTGAAAGTCTGGATGGTGATAATAAATATGATGCGGGAGAGAATGGATTGCAAGAGGCAGAAAAGGGTGTTATCTTTTCATCATTTCCACCAGTGTTGCATTTACATTTAATGCGATTTCAATATGATCCAGTTACAGATTGTTCTGTAAAATTTAATGATAG GTTTGAATTCTATGAAAAAATAAGCCTTggcaaatatttacaaaataaagaaGCAACAAGTGCAGATTATACATTGCACGCAGTCTTAGTACACAGTGGGGATAATCATGGTGGGCATTATGTTGTATTTATCAACCCAGCTGGTGATGGAAAA TGGTGCAAATTCGACGATGATGTCGTCTCAAGGTGTACGAAACAAGAAGCTATTGAACACAATTATGGTGGTCAAGATGAGGATATGTCTATAGCTGTCAAGCATTGTACGAACGCCTATATGTTGGTGTACATAAGGGACTCTGAGCTGGAAAACGTCCTACAAGAAGTCAAGGAAGAGGATATACCTCAAGAG CTGGTGGAGAGGCTGCAAGAGGAGAAGAGGCTGGAACAAAtacgaagaaaggaaagaacagAAGCATACTTGTATATAACCGTCAACGTCCTTCTTGAGGATAATTTTGACGGTCACCAAGGGAATGACTTATATGATCCAGAGCATGCTTTGTATCGTGTATTTCGCGTACGTAAGCAGTGTACCTTGCACGAGTTTCTCGAATTGCTGAGTGATAGCTTG AAATATCCAATAGAACAAATTCGTTTGTGGCCGTTAAATGTGCGTTCAAACCAGACTTGTAGACCAATGCCAATTGAATTAGAAAATGACCTACAAAAATCCATTTACCAATGCGCAGAGAACCCAAATGTTTGGAACGTGTTTGTTGAACTTGTTCCTCCAGATTCTGATCTAACAGCATTGCCACCTTTCGATAAAGACACTGATGttctgctattttttaaattatacgaTCCCAAAAATAAGAAGATTCATTACTGCGGACATCATTATATGCCTGTCACAGCTAAAGTCC AGGAACTTATACCAATCTTAAATGAAAGAGCCGGTTTCCCACCTGATACAGAATTGGCTCTTTACGAAGAAATCAAACCAAACTTGGTAGAAAAGATAGACAACTTAACAGAACCATTAGAGAAAGTCCTTGAGGAATTAATGGATGGAGATATAATTGTTTTTCAAAAAGAGGGTGACAATCAAATGTATGAGCTTCCAACATGTAGAGAATACTTCAA AGACCTATTTCATAGAGTGGAAGTTACATTTTGTGATAAAACAATTCCTAATGATACTGGTTTTACAATGGAACTTTCATTAAGAATGACATATGACCAAATGGCAAGAGCTGTGGCACAGAGACTTGGTACAGATCCTTATCTTTTGCAATTCTTTAAATGTCAAac CTACAAAGATTCACCTGGTCACCCACTAAAATGCACATTTGAAGGTTCGTTGAAAGATTTAGTTTCTTATTGTAAACCTAAAGCAAAAAAGTTATATTATCAGCAACTTAGTATTAGAGTAAATGAACTCGAAAACAAAAAGCAGTTCAAATGTATATGGGTTGGTCCGTCTCTTAAAGAAGAGAAGGAAATTATTCTTTATCCTAACAAAAATGGAACAGTAGCAACACTGCTGGAAGAAGCTAAAAAACAAGTAGAATTATCAGAAAACGGATCTGGAAAATTAAGgatattagaaattaattctAGTAAACTTTCGCCTGGACCAAGGGAAGATGTACCTTTAGATAATTTAAATACATCTGGCACAAAATTATACAGGATAGAAGAAATTCCAAATGATGAGTTAAATTTAGCAGAAGATGAAATGTTGGTTCCTGTTGCCCATTTCCACAAGGATATTTTTTCAACATTTGGTATTCCCTTTTTCTTTAAAATCAAACAT GGCGAGCCTTTTCCAAAGATGAAAGAAAGACTATTGAAGAAGTTGGGGGTACAagaaaaagaatttgaaaag TTCGCGGTGGTGACGATGGGTAAACCACACTTTATTATGGACTCGCCAGAATACTGCATGGACCTTGCAGATTTCCGTATTCATCCAAATCAAA ttTATCCATTTTTAAACGCAGGCACATCGCCACTTAGGCCTTGGCTCGGCCTAGAACACGTCAACAAAGCGCCAAAGCGCTCTCGTATCAACTACCTCGAAAAGGccattaaaatttacaattag
- the Usp7 gene encoding ubiquitin-specific protease 7 isoform X1 — protein sequence MNHVNDQENLKQLNLAPVQVNEVEEMDTQEGETPNDGGGDGNDTSPMNGESELACIVQDQEMEEDEARSEATFRYTVENLSKMKETQLSPPCYVRNLPWKIMIMPRSSQTQDRAPQKSLGFFLQCNGESESSWSCYAVADLRLLSCKEGQEPFSRKIQHLFYSKENDWGFSHFMTWQDVLDPDKGFIKDDSITLEVHVMADAPHGVSWDSKKHTGFVGLKNQGATCYMNSLLQTLYFTNQLRKAVYKMPTESDDSSKSVALALQRVFHELQFSDKPVGTKKLTKSFGWETLDSFMQHDVQEFLRVLLDKLESKMKGTCVEGTVPKLFEGKMVSFIKCKNIDYKSTRVETFYDIQLNIKGKKNIYESFNDYVSTESLDGDNKYDAGENGLQEAEKGVIFSSFPPVLHLHLMRFQYDPVTDCSVKFNDRFEFYEKISLGKYLQNKEATSADYTLHAVLVHSGDNHGGHYVVFINPAGDGKWCKFDDDVVSRCTKQEAIEHNYGGQDEDMSIAVKHCTNAYMLVYIRDSELENVLQEVKEEDIPQELVERLQEEKRLEQIRRKERTEAYLYITVNVLLEDNFDGHQGNDLYDPEHALYRVFRVRKQCTLHEFLELLSDSLKYPIEQIRLWPLNVRSNQTCRPMPIELENDLQKSIYQCAENPNVWNVFVELVPPDSDLTALPPFDKDTDVLLFFKLYDPKNKKIHYCGHHYMPVTAKVQELIPILNERAGFPPDTELALYEEIKPNLVEKIDNLTEPLEKVLEELMDGDIIVFQKEGDNQMYELPTCREYFKDLFHRVEVTFCDKTIPNDTGFTMELSLRMTYDQMARAVAQRLGTDPYLLQFFKCQTYKDSPGHPLKCTFEGSLKDLVSYCKPKAKKLYYQQLSIRVNELENKKQFKCIWVGPSLKEEKEIILYPNKNGTVATLLEEAKKQVELSENGSGKLRILEINSSKLSPGPREDVPLDNLNTSGTKLYRIEEIPNDELNLAEDEMLVPVAHFHKDIFSTFGIPFFFKIKHGEPFPKMKERLLKKLGVQEKEFEKFKFAVVTMGKPHFIMDSPEYCMDLADFRIHPNQSTSPLRPWLGLEHVNKAPKRSRINYLEKAIKIYN from the exons ATGAACCACGTTAACGATCAGGAAAATCTTAAACAGCTCAACCTGGCACCGGTTCAGGTCAATGAAGTCGAAGAAATGGATACACAAGAAGGAG AAACACCAAATGATGGTGGAGGAGATGGTAATGATACTAGTCCTATGAACGGAGAATCAGAATTAGCTTGTATAGTTCAAGATCAAGAGATGGAGGAAG aTGAAGCAAGATCAGAGGCAACATTTCGTTATACAGTGGAAAATCTttctaaaatgaaagaaaccCAGTTGTCACCTCCATGTTACGTTCGTAATTTACCATGGAAAATAATGATAATGCCAAGGTCAAGTCAGACACAAGATAGAGCTCCTCAGAAATCTCTTGGTTTTTTTCTGCAATGTAATGGAGAAAGTGAATCATCATGGAGTTGTTATGCAGTTGCAGATCTTCGATTACTTTCTTGTAAGGAAGGACAGGAACCATTTAGTAGAA AAATTCAACATCTCTTCTATAGTAAAGAAAATGATTGGGGATTTAGTCATTTTATGACATGGCAGGATGTCCTGGATCCTGATAAAGGTTTTATTAAAGATGATTCTATTACACTTGAG GTTCATGTCATGGCTGATGCTCCACATGGTGTCAGCTGGGATAGTAAAAAGCATACAGGATTTGTAGGCTTAAAAAATCAAGGTGCTACATGCTATATGAACTCTTTACTTCAAACTTTGTATTTTACGAATCAG TTACGTAAAGCAGTTTACAAAATGCCAACAGAAAGTGATGATTCTAGCAAAAGTGTTGCTTTGGCTTTACAAAGGGTATTTCATGAATTACAGTTCTCTGATAAGCCAGTAGGTACAAAAAAATTAACCAAAAGCTTTGGTTGGGAAACATTGGATTCATTCATGCAACATGATGTACAAGAATTTTTACGAGTG CTTTTAGACAAGTTGGAAAGTAAAATGAAAGGTACATGTGTAGAAGGTACAGTGCCAAAATTATTTGAAGGAAAAATGGTCTCATTtatcaaatgtaaaaatattgatTACAAATCAACTAGAGTTGAAACTTTCTATGATATACAGTTaaatataaaaggaaagaaaaata TTTATGAGTCTTTTAATGATTATGTGAGTACTGAAAGTCTGGATGGTGATAATAAATATGATGCGGGAGAGAATGGATTGCAAGAGGCAGAAAAGGGTGTTATCTTTTCATCATTTCCACCAGTGTTGCATTTACATTTAATGCGATTTCAATATGATCCAGTTACAGATTGTTCTGTAAAATTTAATGATAG GTTTGAATTCTATGAAAAAATAAGCCTTggcaaatatttacaaaataaagaaGCAACAAGTGCAGATTATACATTGCACGCAGTCTTAGTACACAGTGGGGATAATCATGGTGGGCATTATGTTGTATTTATCAACCCAGCTGGTGATGGAAAA TGGTGCAAATTCGACGATGATGTCGTCTCAAGGTGTACGAAACAAGAAGCTATTGAACACAATTATGGTGGTCAAGATGAGGATATGTCTATAGCTGTCAAGCATTGTACGAACGCCTATATGTTGGTGTACATAAGGGACTCTGAGCTGGAAAACGTCCTACAAGAAGTCAAGGAAGAGGATATACCTCAAGAG CTGGTGGAGAGGCTGCAAGAGGAGAAGAGGCTGGAACAAAtacgaagaaaggaaagaacagAAGCATACTTGTATATAACCGTCAACGTCCTTCTTGAGGATAATTTTGACGGTCACCAAGGGAATGACTTATATGATCCAGAGCATGCTTTGTATCGTGTATTTCGCGTACGTAAGCAGTGTACCTTGCACGAGTTTCTCGAATTGCTGAGTGATAGCTTG AAATATCCAATAGAACAAATTCGTTTGTGGCCGTTAAATGTGCGTTCAAACCAGACTTGTAGACCAATGCCAATTGAATTAGAAAATGACCTACAAAAATCCATTTACCAATGCGCAGAGAACCCAAATGTTTGGAACGTGTTTGTTGAACTTGTTCCTCCAGATTCTGATCTAACAGCATTGCCACCTTTCGATAAAGACACTGATGttctgctattttttaaattatacgaTCCCAAAAATAAGAAGATTCATTACTGCGGACATCATTATATGCCTGTCACAGCTAAAGTCC AGGAACTTATACCAATCTTAAATGAAAGAGCCGGTTTCCCACCTGATACAGAATTGGCTCTTTACGAAGAAATCAAACCAAACTTGGTAGAAAAGATAGACAACTTAACAGAACCATTAGAGAAAGTCCTTGAGGAATTAATGGATGGAGATATAATTGTTTTTCAAAAAGAGGGTGACAATCAAATGTATGAGCTTCCAACATGTAGAGAATACTTCAA AGACCTATTTCATAGAGTGGAAGTTACATTTTGTGATAAAACAATTCCTAATGATACTGGTTTTACAATGGAACTTTCATTAAGAATGACATATGACCAAATGGCAAGAGCTGTGGCACAGAGACTTGGTACAGATCCTTATCTTTTGCAATTCTTTAAATGTCAAac CTACAAAGATTCACCTGGTCACCCACTAAAATGCACATTTGAAGGTTCGTTGAAAGATTTAGTTTCTTATTGTAAACCTAAAGCAAAAAAGTTATATTATCAGCAACTTAGTATTAGAGTAAATGAACTCGAAAACAAAAAGCAGTTCAAATGTATATGGGTTGGTCCGTCTCTTAAAGAAGAGAAGGAAATTATTCTTTATCCTAACAAAAATGGAACAGTAGCAACACTGCTGGAAGAAGCTAAAAAACAAGTAGAATTATCAGAAAACGGATCTGGAAAATTAAGgatattagaaattaattctAGTAAACTTTCGCCTGGACCAAGGGAAGATGTACCTTTAGATAATTTAAATACATCTGGCACAAAATTATACAGGATAGAAGAAATTCCAAATGATGAGTTAAATTTAGCAGAAGATGAAATGTTGGTTCCTGTTGCCCATTTCCACAAGGATATTTTTTCAACATTTGGTATTCCCTTTTTCTTTAAAATCAAACAT GGCGAGCCTTTTCCAAAGATGAAAGAAAGACTATTGAAGAAGTTGGGGGTACAagaaaaagaatttgaaaag TTTAAGTTCGCGGTGGTGACGATGGGTAAACCACACTTTATTATGGACTCGCCAGAATACTGCATGGACCTTGCAGATTTCCGTATTCATCCAAATCAAA GCACATCGCCACTTAGGCCTTGGCTCGGCCTAGAACACGTCAACAAAGCGCCAAAGCGCTCTCGTATCAACTACCTCGAAAAGGccattaaaatttacaattag
- the Usp7 gene encoding ubiquitin-specific protease 7 isoform X3, which produces MNHVNDQENLKQLNLAPVQVNEVEEMDTQEGETPNDGGGDGNDTSPMNGESELACIVQDQEMEEDEARSEATFRYTVENLSKMKETQLSPPCYVRNLPWKIMIMPRSSQTQDRAPQKSLGFFLQCNGESESSWSCYAVADLRLLSCKEGQEPFSRKIQHLFYSKENDWGFSHFMTWQDVLDPDKGFIKDDSITLEVHVMADAPHGVSWDSKKHTGFVGLKNQGATCYMNSLLQTLYFTNQLRKAVYKMPTESDDSSKSVALALQRVFHELQFSDKPVGTKKLTKSFGWETLDSFMQHDVQEFLRVLLDKLESKMKGTCVEGTVPKLFEGKMVSFIKCKNIDYKSTRVETFYDIQLNIKGKKNIYESFNDYVSTESLDGDNKYDAGENGLQEAEKGVIFSSFPPVLHLHLMRFQYDPVTDCSVKFNDRFEFYEKISLGKYLQNKEATSADYTLHAVLVHSGDNHGGHYVVFINPAGDGKWCKFDDDVVSRCTKQEAIEHNYGGQDEDMSIAVKHCTNAYMLVYIRDSELENVLQEVKEEDIPQELVERLQEEKRLEQIRRKERTEAYLYITVNVLLEDNFDGHQGNDLYDPEHALYRVFRVRKQCTLHEFLELLSDSLKYPIEQIRLWPLNVRSNQTCRPMPIELENDLQKSIYQCAENPNVWNVFVELVPPDSDLTALPPFDKDTDVLLFFKLYDPKNKKIHYCGHHYMPVTAKVQELIPILNERAGFPPDTELALYEEIKPNLVEKIDNLTEPLEKVLEELMDGDIIVFQKEGDNQMYELPTCREYFKDLFHRVEVTFCDKTIPNDTGFTMELSLRMTYDQMARAVAQRLGTDPYLLQFFKCQTYKDSPGHPLKCTFEGSLKDLVSYCKPKAKKLYYQQLSIRVNELENKKQFKCIWVGPSLKEEKEIILYPNKNGTVATLLEEAKKQVELSENGSGKLRILEINSSKLSPGPREDVPLDNLNTSGTKLYRIEEIPNDELNLAEDEMLVPVAHFHKDIFSTFGIPFFFKIKHGEPFPKMKERLLKKLGVQEKEFEKFKFAVVTMGKPHFIMDSPEYCMDLADFRIHPNQIYPFLNAGTSPLRPWLGLEHVNKAPKRSRINYLEKAIKIYN; this is translated from the exons ATGAACCACGTTAACGATCAGGAAAATCTTAAACAGCTCAACCTGGCACCGGTTCAGGTCAATGAAGTCGAAGAAATGGATACACAAGAAGGAG AAACACCAAATGATGGTGGAGGAGATGGTAATGATACTAGTCCTATGAACGGAGAATCAGAATTAGCTTGTATAGTTCAAGATCAAGAGATGGAGGAAG aTGAAGCAAGATCAGAGGCAACATTTCGTTATACAGTGGAAAATCTttctaaaatgaaagaaaccCAGTTGTCACCTCCATGTTACGTTCGTAATTTACCATGGAAAATAATGATAATGCCAAGGTCAAGTCAGACACAAGATAGAGCTCCTCAGAAATCTCTTGGTTTTTTTCTGCAATGTAATGGAGAAAGTGAATCATCATGGAGTTGTTATGCAGTTGCAGATCTTCGATTACTTTCTTGTAAGGAAGGACAGGAACCATTTAGTAGAA AAATTCAACATCTCTTCTATAGTAAAGAAAATGATTGGGGATTTAGTCATTTTATGACATGGCAGGATGTCCTGGATCCTGATAAAGGTTTTATTAAAGATGATTCTATTACACTTGAG GTTCATGTCATGGCTGATGCTCCACATGGTGTCAGCTGGGATAGTAAAAAGCATACAGGATTTGTAGGCTTAAAAAATCAAGGTGCTACATGCTATATGAACTCTTTACTTCAAACTTTGTATTTTACGAATCAG TTACGTAAAGCAGTTTACAAAATGCCAACAGAAAGTGATGATTCTAGCAAAAGTGTTGCTTTGGCTTTACAAAGGGTATTTCATGAATTACAGTTCTCTGATAAGCCAGTAGGTACAAAAAAATTAACCAAAAGCTTTGGTTGGGAAACATTGGATTCATTCATGCAACATGATGTACAAGAATTTTTACGAGTG CTTTTAGACAAGTTGGAAAGTAAAATGAAAGGTACATGTGTAGAAGGTACAGTGCCAAAATTATTTGAAGGAAAAATGGTCTCATTtatcaaatgtaaaaatattgatTACAAATCAACTAGAGTTGAAACTTTCTATGATATACAGTTaaatataaaaggaaagaaaaata TTTATGAGTCTTTTAATGATTATGTGAGTACTGAAAGTCTGGATGGTGATAATAAATATGATGCGGGAGAGAATGGATTGCAAGAGGCAGAAAAGGGTGTTATCTTTTCATCATTTCCACCAGTGTTGCATTTACATTTAATGCGATTTCAATATGATCCAGTTACAGATTGTTCTGTAAAATTTAATGATAG GTTTGAATTCTATGAAAAAATAAGCCTTggcaaatatttacaaaataaagaaGCAACAAGTGCAGATTATACATTGCACGCAGTCTTAGTACACAGTGGGGATAATCATGGTGGGCATTATGTTGTATTTATCAACCCAGCTGGTGATGGAAAA TGGTGCAAATTCGACGATGATGTCGTCTCAAGGTGTACGAAACAAGAAGCTATTGAACACAATTATGGTGGTCAAGATGAGGATATGTCTATAGCTGTCAAGCATTGTACGAACGCCTATATGTTGGTGTACATAAGGGACTCTGAGCTGGAAAACGTCCTACAAGAAGTCAAGGAAGAGGATATACCTCAAGAG CTGGTGGAGAGGCTGCAAGAGGAGAAGAGGCTGGAACAAAtacgaagaaaggaaagaacagAAGCATACTTGTATATAACCGTCAACGTCCTTCTTGAGGATAATTTTGACGGTCACCAAGGGAATGACTTATATGATCCAGAGCATGCTTTGTATCGTGTATTTCGCGTACGTAAGCAGTGTACCTTGCACGAGTTTCTCGAATTGCTGAGTGATAGCTTG AAATATCCAATAGAACAAATTCGTTTGTGGCCGTTAAATGTGCGTTCAAACCAGACTTGTAGACCAATGCCAATTGAATTAGAAAATGACCTACAAAAATCCATTTACCAATGCGCAGAGAACCCAAATGTTTGGAACGTGTTTGTTGAACTTGTTCCTCCAGATTCTGATCTAACAGCATTGCCACCTTTCGATAAAGACACTGATGttctgctattttttaaattatacgaTCCCAAAAATAAGAAGATTCATTACTGCGGACATCATTATATGCCTGTCACAGCTAAAGTCC AGGAACTTATACCAATCTTAAATGAAAGAGCCGGTTTCCCACCTGATACAGAATTGGCTCTTTACGAAGAAATCAAACCAAACTTGGTAGAAAAGATAGACAACTTAACAGAACCATTAGAGAAAGTCCTTGAGGAATTAATGGATGGAGATATAATTGTTTTTCAAAAAGAGGGTGACAATCAAATGTATGAGCTTCCAACATGTAGAGAATACTTCAA AGACCTATTTCATAGAGTGGAAGTTACATTTTGTGATAAAACAATTCCTAATGATACTGGTTTTACAATGGAACTTTCATTAAGAATGACATATGACCAAATGGCAAGAGCTGTGGCACAGAGACTTGGTACAGATCCTTATCTTTTGCAATTCTTTAAATGTCAAac CTACAAAGATTCACCTGGTCACCCACTAAAATGCACATTTGAAGGTTCGTTGAAAGATTTAGTTTCTTATTGTAAACCTAAAGCAAAAAAGTTATATTATCAGCAACTTAGTATTAGAGTAAATGAACTCGAAAACAAAAAGCAGTTCAAATGTATATGGGTTGGTCCGTCTCTTAAAGAAGAGAAGGAAATTATTCTTTATCCTAACAAAAATGGAACAGTAGCAACACTGCTGGAAGAAGCTAAAAAACAAGTAGAATTATCAGAAAACGGATCTGGAAAATTAAGgatattagaaattaattctAGTAAACTTTCGCCTGGACCAAGGGAAGATGTACCTTTAGATAATTTAAATACATCTGGCACAAAATTATACAGGATAGAAGAAATTCCAAATGATGAGTTAAATTTAGCAGAAGATGAAATGTTGGTTCCTGTTGCCCATTTCCACAAGGATATTTTTTCAACATTTGGTATTCCCTTTTTCTTTAAAATCAAACAT GGCGAGCCTTTTCCAAAGATGAAAGAAAGACTATTGAAGAAGTTGGGGGTACAagaaaaagaatttgaaaag TTTAAGTTCGCGGTGGTGACGATGGGTAAACCACACTTTATTATGGACTCGCCAGAATACTGCATGGACCTTGCAGATTTCCGTATTCATCCAAATCAAA ttTATCCATTTTTAAACGCAGGCACATCGCCACTTAGGCCTTGGCTCGGCCTAGAACACGTCAACAAAGCGCCAAAGCGCTCTCGTATCAACTACCTCGAAAAGGccattaaaatttacaattag